One Chryseobacterium indoltheticum DNA segment encodes these proteins:
- a CDS encoding DUF493 family protein: MEILQGNENTNPEEFYKSLKEKLENQHDFPEDYLFKFIIPTDQARLTEIYKVFDGIKFTLGNRESKNGKYTACNVNAFVLDADQVIKIYQEVAKIEGVILL; the protein is encoded by the coding sequence ATGGAAATATTACAAGGAAATGAAAACACAAATCCTGAAGAATTTTATAAATCATTAAAGGAAAAACTGGAGAATCAACATGATTTCCCGGAAGACTATTTGTTCAAATTTATTATTCCTACAGACCAGGCCAGGCTTACAGAGATCTACAAAGTTTTTGACGGCATCAAATTTACACTGGGAAACCGAGAAAGTAAAAACGGGAAATATACCGCATGTAATGTGAATGCTTTTGTTTTGGATGCAGATCAGGTAATTAAAATTTATCAGGAAGTGGCAAAAATTGAAGGAGTTATTTTACTTTAA
- a CDS encoding DUF4197 family protein: MKKYIIAAALIFGTGAVITTSLHSCSTLATTDLGLAVIKRVLLGGINKGANIYGNKEAFLQNNLVDKALPKELRDINTTLEKIAPSIVAKERQYIAEAAVYTVNISKPILETAVNSLNAQDVTRIIQGEKGTATLILKEKTQTQLVAAIAPRVEEELNKYGIVKTINTALSGTNLLGSLLGGNKTNVNAGGLSTLASEQIVNGLFNIIEDHEKQNSASLFAPFGK; this comes from the coding sequence ATGAAAAAATATATTATAGCGGCTGCACTGATCTTCGGAACGGGTGCAGTGATTACCACAAGCTTGCATTCTTGCTCTACGCTTGCTACGACAGATCTTGGACTGGCAGTCATTAAAAGAGTTCTATTAGGCGGAATCAACAAAGGAGCCAATATCTACGGTAATAAAGAAGCTTTCTTACAAAATAATTTAGTTGATAAAGCTTTACCAAAAGAACTGAGAGACATCAACACTACTTTAGAAAAAATAGCACCTTCCATTGTTGCTAAAGAGAGACAATACATTGCTGAAGCTGCAGTTTATACTGTAAATATTTCAAAACCAATTTTAGAAACAGCAGTAAACAGTCTGAATGCGCAAGACGTCACCAGAATTATTCAAGGTGAAAAAGGAACAGCCACTTTAATTCTGAAAGAAAAAACCCAAACACAACTTGTTGCCGCAATTGCACCAAGAGTTGAAGAGGAACTTAATAAATATGGCATTGTAAAAACAATTAATACGGCATTATCAGGAACTAATCTTTTAGGAAGTCTTTTGGGCGGCAATAAAACCAATGTGAATGCAGGCGGATTGAGCACGTTGGCTTCAGAGCAAATTGTAAACGGCCTTTTTAATATCATCGAAGATCACGAAAAGCAAAATTCTGCGTCTTTATTTGCGCCATTTGGAAAATAG